Genomic DNA from Pseudomonas sp. CCC3.1:
CTCGGTGCGTGATCGTGACCGCCGCTTGCCGGTACCTGAGCTGGATGAGTTTGCCGCCAGTGGTCTGTGGGGCATTACTGTGCCCAAGGCCTACGGTGGTGCCGGGGTGTCTTATGTGACGGTCGCCGAGGTGATCAAGATCATTTCGGCCGCCGATTCTTCTTTGGGGCAAATCCCGCAGAACCACTTGGGCGTGCTGGACATTCTGCTGCACACCGGCAGCGAAGAACAAAAGCGTTATTACTACGGCAAAGCGCTGGACGGCTGGCGCTTCGGCAATGCTTTTTCGGAGTCCAAAAGCAAGAACGTAGGCGCTTTTCAAACCCGCATTCGCTTTGAAGACGATCACGCGGTGATCGACGGTGAGAAGTTCTACTGCACCGGCGCGCTGTTCGCCCACATTGTTCCGGCCGTTGGGGTTGATGAACAGAACCGGGCCTTTATCGCCTTCGTTGAACGTGACAATCCGGGGCTGACCATCATCGACAGTTGGGACGGTTTCGGTCAGCGCACCACCGCTAGTGGCGGCGCTGTTCTGGAGGCTGTGCGTGTCCCGCTGAGCGCGGTGATCCCAGCACACAAAGCGTTTGACGAGCCCACCGCCGATGGCCCGATTTCGCAGATTATTCAGGCCGCGGTGGACACCGGCATCGCCCATGGCGCGTTTGAACAGGCGCTGATCCACGCGCGGCTGGCGCGGCCTTGGGTCGACAGCCAGCAGGAACATGGCTGGCAAGATCCTTACACCATTGCCGCCATCGGCGATCTGCAATGGCGCTTGAATGGTACCGACGCGATTCTAGCCAAGGCCGGTCGGGCCATCGACCACGCACTGGCTTCGCCCAGCGAAGAGAGTGTGGCCGAAGCCTCTGTGATCGTGGCTCAGGCCAAAGTGCTGTCGGCTGAAATTGCCTTGCTTGCCAGCAGCAAGCTGTTCGAACTGGCCGGTACCCGCTCGGTGCTCGGCAAACACAACCTGGACCGT
This window encodes:
- a CDS encoding SfnB family sulfur acquisition oxidoreductase, whose protein sequence is MSISVSPPAKAHVITSDAEAIEVANALAVRFAEEASVRDRDRRLPVPELDEFAASGLWGITVPKAYGGAGVSYVTVAEVIKIISAADSSLGQIPQNHLGVLDILLHTGSEEQKRYYYGKALDGWRFGNAFSESKSKNVGAFQTRIRFEDDHAVIDGEKFYCTGALFAHIVPAVGVDEQNRAFIAFVERDNPGLTIIDSWDGFGQRTTASGGAVLEAVRVPLSAVIPAHKAFDEPTADGPISQIIQAAVDTGIAHGAFEQALIHARLARPWVDSQQEHGWQDPYTIAAIGDLQWRLNGTDAILAKAGRAIDHALASPSEESVAEASVIVAQAKVLSAEIALLASSKLFELAGTRSVLGKHNLDRFWRNARTHTLHDPARWKYHLIGNRLLNGIQPPRHAWN